In Pyrus communis chromosome 8, drPyrComm1.1, whole genome shotgun sequence, one genomic interval encodes:
- the LOC137743684 gene encoding protein disulfide-isomerase LQY1, chloroplastic has product MATLSCYSLHPLSSSSSSSFPSTSQSFPHQPQTKPETPPPLIRCSATGIATIAAPGREIIIQPTTRLLVQPILLFAGFDRPLDTQTFLATISVLAAIALSLFLGLKGDPVPCERCAGNGGTKCVFCNNGKMKLETGLVDCKVCKGAGLVLCKKCAGSGYSRRL; this is encoded by the exons ATGGCCACACTTTCCTGCTATTCCCTCCaccctctttcctcttcttcttcttcttcttttccttcaaCATCTCAATCTTTTCCACACCAACCTCAAACAAAACCCGAAACCCCTCCTCCGCTCATCCGCTGCTCCGCCACCGGCATTGCCACTATTGCCGCCCCCGGACGTGAAATCATAATTCAGCCAACCACTCGGCTGTTGGTCCAACCTATTCTCCTATTTGCTGGCTTCGACAGACCCTTGGACACCCAAACTTTTCTTGCCACTATCAGTGTCTTGGCCGCCATtgctctctccctctttctcggCCTTAAG GGTGACCCTGTGCCTTGTGAGAGATGTGCTGGCAATG GTGGTACGAAATGTGTCTTCTGCAACAATGGCAAAATGAAGCTAGAGACAGGCTTGGTTGACTGCAAGGTTTGCAAGGGTGCAG gaTTGGTACTTTGCAAGAAATGTGCAGGTTCTGGCTACTCTCGACGGCTATGA